The Triticum dicoccoides isolate Atlit2015 ecotype Zavitan unplaced genomic scaffold, WEW_v2.0 scaffold22958, whole genome shotgun sequence nucleotide sequence AATTAAAATTCTAAGATTAAATTTATGCACAATTCTCTATACTTTTCCATTTTAATTTGATCTGACCGATTATGGATTCACATATCCTCGCATATCAACGTTCTCATTTTCTTGTCAATGTAGGACTTGCGTTCCACCGCAACTTAAAACCATCACGCATCGTATCAGATACATAAGGTTTTCCATGTGAAAATGGAGCTATTCAATTTGCCATAAATACTAGTAATACAATTTCCCTTTAACCTACAGGAATCCAAAGCAGCAGTCAAATGTATTTGTTGGCGGTCGAACCAATGCCATAAACAATACTGGAGAAAATATTTAATAAAATTGATATACAAATGCACACATATATGATTATCAATATATCCAATCCAAATGTGTAACATGTACTGCTAGATAAAGTTTAACTAAATTGATGTCCAAAATATTGTACTTGTTTGTAAAACAGATGAGTTACTGACCTGTGGCTGCGGCAGCTGTTTCTTTAGCAAGCACCAAGCATCTTCATTGTTTAGTGTGTTGACACGCAGGATGGAAGCTCCCATGCTCTCAACAACATCAACCATTCTTGAGGTAACCAATACCCGGCTTCCTGGTTGTGTACCGGCAGCATTAAGAATGGGGGTGCGGAGCACGTTTTCCCATGCTTGTTGGTTCCACACATCATCCATGACCAACAGAAACTTGTTGTTTGATAGGGTGTTGGTGAGGACGTTCACAAGTATGGTCTCGTCCTTCTCATCACCATGCTTATTCCCCCCAGCTTGGGAGATGGCGGCCCTTAGCAGGTCCACCTTGGTGAACTGTTGAGTGACGCTCAGCCATATCTTGGTTTTGAACTCCTCCTTGATGGCCTCGCTTGCGAAGACCTTCTTGGCGAGCGTGCTCTTGCCTATGCCGCCCTGGCCAACAATGGCCACCACATTGACGatgttgcttctaccatggttgtgGCGGTCGGTTGAGATcatggttttcactttcagtgagTTTACGGTGAAATTCGCTGAATTTCAGTAATTTCAGCAAACACTGAAATATTACGTTTTggccaaaatatttcagcaattTCAGTATAGCACAACAATTCcaatatttttttgaaatattttttaaaattttcaaatttttaATTGAACCCAAGTGAATATTTCGGTCATTTGGCTGAAATGGAAACTGAAATCACTGAATTTCAGTGATTTCGGTTGATGCTGAAATTTTTCTGaaactgaaattgaaaaccatGGTTGAGATTAGCTTCTGCACCAGTTTCTCTGTATTCCTCTTGATTTGATCCCCCACGAGATCTGATTGGACGAACTGTGCGTTTTCACGCTTGGGGTAGGAGGCCGAACTGGTCGGCGGCCTCCGCCTTTCCTCATAGGAGCCAAGGTCAATGAATTTGAAGTTAGCGACACCCTGGCGGATGGTGGCCAGCTCCTCGTTGAGAGTCTTGATGCGTCCGCCTACCTCGTTGGCGAATCCGGGGTTCTGCATGCAGAAGAGAAAGGGCTGGAGGACACCCTGCAGCTTATCCCCGAGGCAGCCCAGAAATGGCAGCTTCTCCCGGAGTCGGAGGCATAAGCCACTGGAGTGTTGCTTGTCCTTTCGGTCCATGGCCTCAAGCTGGCAAAGATCAAGGATGTCAGAGGCCTCGTACATGGCGCTCTTGAGCTTGGTCACCCATGCCTGCACGCTCCTGTCAGTGATGCGCCTCCTCTCGGCGTCGGTGAGGAGGTTCCGAAGGGGTTCCATATTGGCTTCCAGCTTGTTGATCTCTTGGGAGACGCCCAGCAGCATGCTGATCTTCTCTTCCCCCATATCCAGTATGGTGTTCATCACTCGGGTTGCCAAAGCATCAAGGACAGCCGCCATGGGGCTTCCTTCCTGCATGCGTACACCACACCACACCAACCAGTTAAGCATAGTACGTATACATACAGAGTAATATGCATGAGAAGATGTTGGTACAGTGCAGGTAGCAACTAAAAGAATCATCCATTGCAACGAAATTAGAAACATGCGTGCAGATACGCATGTTTTGGCGATCGATGATCACCTCGGCTTGCAGTTGTTGCAGTGAGAGGAGGAAGGGGGTCTATCTCGCTTCTTTCCAGCTACTCCCTCcgcccgaaaatacttgtcatcaaaatgattaaaaggggatgtatctagacgtattttagttctagatacaatcAATTTGTATTCATTTTGattacaagtattttcggacggagggagtatctagctGAACCCCCCACCGATACAGCCCGTACCGGACTCGATAATCGGAGTCCCCAatacagacagagagagagagagcgagctgGAGGGGATCTGGCAGACGGCGATGACACTTAATTAAGTATGTACGTTTAATTAGTGCAAACTGCAAAGGCTTCAACGACTCTCTCTACAGATCTGAACCGGTGAATGTTTGAGATCCCACTCCAGTGGCTAGCTACTTGaacactagtactccctccgtaaactaatataagagcatttagatctaaatgctcttatattagtttacagagggagtactagtattatTATCAAAAGTAAAAGTAAACACAGCGGAAATTCTAGACAGTGGTTTGCGGACGGGCGGACGGATTATCACCTTGGCTTGCAGTTGCAGTTGCAGTGAGAGCCGAGAGGATTCAACAAGGCAGGCAGAGTGGGATGGGATCTATCTATCTTCTCTTCTTGGTTGTTTGCAGCTCACTCCTAGAATGAATATGTAGATAGATCCCCTTGCCTTGTCGATGGAGAGCCAGAGTGGTGGCTGGAGATGGTACGGTGGGTGGTGGATGGCCAAGTCAAGTGACGGCGGCCGGCGGGGAGAagagcgctgctgctgctgctgccgcaagCTGGCTGA carries:
- the LOC119345360 gene encoding putative disease resistance protein RGA3 is translated as MAAVLDALATRVMNTILDMGEEKISMLLGVSQEINKLEANMEPLRNLLTDAERRRITDRSVQAWVTKLKSAMYEASDILDLCQLEAMDRKDKQHSSGLCLRLREKLPFLGCLGDKLQGVLQPFLFCMQNPGFANEVGGRIKTLNEELATIRQGVANFKFIDLGSYEERRRPPTSSASYPKRENAQFVQSDLVGDQIKRNTEKLVQKLISTNRHNHGRSNIVNVVAIVGQGGIGKSTLAKKVFASEAIKEEFKTKIWLSVTQQFTKVDLLRAAISQAGGNKHGDEKDETILVNVLTNTLSNNKFLLVMDDVWNQQAWENVLRTPILNAAGTQPGSRVLVTSRMVDVVESMGASILRVNTLNNEDAWCLLKKQLPQPQ